One window from the genome of Enterobacteriaceae bacterium Kacie_13 encodes:
- the gltS gene encoding sodium/glutamate symporter — protein MIQLDTYGTLVAATLVLLLGRKCVQSINFLKKYTIPEPVAGGLLVAVMLLIANRFLGWEIGFDISLKEPLMLAFFATIGLNANLASLRSGGKSLILMVFVVVGLLLLQNVIGIVMAKMLGMDPLMGLLAGSVTLSGGHGTGAAWSKVFIERYGFENATEVAMACATFGLVLGGIIGGPVARYLVSHSSTPNGSLDDSADPSAFEKPAIGRMITPLVLVETIALIAICLSAGTRISELLHGSAFEIPTFVCVLFVGVILSNLLAWLGFYRVFDRAVSVLGNVSLSLFLAMALMSLKLWEMASLALPMMAILLVQTIAMALYAIFVTYRVMGKNYDAAVLAAGHCGFGLGATPTAIANMQAITNQFGPSHLAFLVVPMVGAFFLDIANAIVIKLFLMLPVFPAIS, from the coding sequence ATGATTCAGCTCGATACCTACGGCACGCTGGTGGCTGCCACGCTGGTTCTCCTTTTAGGGCGTAAATGCGTCCAGTCGATTAATTTCTTAAAAAAATACACTATTCCAGAACCTGTCGCGGGCGGTTTGCTGGTTGCCGTTATGCTGCTGATCGCCAACCGGTTTTTGGGTTGGGAAATCGGCTTTGATATCTCGTTAAAAGAGCCGTTGATGCTGGCATTCTTCGCCACCATCGGTCTTAACGCGAATCTTGCCAGCCTGCGCTCTGGCGGAAAAAGCCTGATACTGATGGTGTTTGTCGTCGTCGGATTGTTGTTGCTGCAAAACGTTATTGGCATAGTCATGGCGAAAATGCTGGGGATGGATCCGCTGATGGGGCTGCTGGCTGGTTCCGTTACGCTGTCCGGCGGTCATGGTACTGGTGCGGCGTGGAGCAAGGTGTTCATCGAACGCTATGGCTTTGAGAATGCCACCGAAGTGGCGATGGCCTGTGCAACATTCGGGTTGGTGCTCGGCGGCATTATTGGCGGGCCGGTGGCGCGTTATCTGGTGAGCCACTCTTCTACGCCTAATGGCTCGCTTGATGATTCAGCTGATCCGAGCGCATTCGAAAAACCTGCGATTGGTCGCATGATCACGCCGCTGGTGCTGGTGGAGACGATTGCGCTGATCGCCATTTGTCTGAGTGCTGGCACTCGTATTTCCGAACTACTGCATGGCTCCGCTTTCGAAATTCCGACTTTTGTCTGCGTGCTGTTTGTCGGCGTGATCCTGAGTAATCTTCTGGCATGGCTGGGTTTTTACCGCGTATTTGATCGCGCGGTATCGGTGCTGGGTAACGTCAGCCTCTCACTGTTTCTGGCGATGGCATTGATGAGCCTGAAACTTTGGGAAATGGCGTCACTGGCATTGCCGATGATGGCCATCCTGCTCGTTCAGACCATCGCGATGGCGCTTTACGCGATTTTCGTCACCTATCGCGTGATGGGCAAAAACTACGATGCAGCAGTGCTGGCGGCTGGGCACTGCGGATTTGGTCTGGGCGCAACGCCAACGGCGATTGCCAATATGCAGGCGATCACTAACCAGTTCGGCCCTTCGCATCTGGCATTTTTAGTTGTTCCTATGGTCGGCGCATTCTTCCTTGATATCGCCAATGCGATCGTCATTAAACTGTTCCTGATGTTGCCGGTCTTCCCGGCGATTTCATAA
- a CDS encoding xanthine permease XanP (high-affinity transporter for xanthine): MSTQTAEQETQQSDLSRQTKSELIYRLEDRPPIPQTLFAACQHLLAMFVAVITPALLICQALGLPAQDTQHIISMSLFASGLASILQIKTWGPVGSGLLSIQGTSFNFVSPLIMGGLALKNGGADVPTMMAALFGTLMLASCTEIILSRFLHLARRVITPLVSGIVVMIIGLSLIQVGLTSIGGGYAAMSDHTFGAPKNLMLAAVVLVVIILLNRQRNPYLRVASLVIAMAVGYLAAWMMGMLPTVAAPTQTSWITFPTPLYYGLGIDWNLLIPLMLIFMVTSLETIGDITATSDVSEQPVSGPLYMKRIKGGVLANGLNSMLSAVFNTFPNSCFGQNNGVIQLTGVASRYVGFVVALMLIVLGLFPAVAGFVQHIPEPVLGGATIVMFGTIAASGVRIVSRERLNRRAIMIMALSLAVGMGVSQQPLILQFAPDWIKTLLSSGIAAGGITAIVLNLVFPHEKS; this comes from the coding sequence ATGAGTACGCAAACCGCAGAACAAGAAACACAGCAATCCGACCTTTCCCGCCAGACTAAAAGTGAACTGATTTACCGGCTAGAAGACCGTCCTCCAATTCCTCAGACGTTATTTGCCGCCTGTCAGCACTTGCTGGCGATGTTCGTTGCCGTGATCACCCCGGCATTACTTATTTGTCAGGCATTGGGACTCCCCGCGCAGGACACCCAGCACATCATCAGCATGTCGCTGTTTGCCTCTGGTCTGGCTTCCATTTTGCAAATTAAAACCTGGGGTCCGGTGGGCTCTGGGCTGCTTTCCATTCAAGGCACCAGCTTTAACTTTGTATCGCCGTTAATAATGGGCGGGCTGGCGTTGAAAAATGGCGGCGCTGATGTGCCGACCATGATGGCCGCGCTATTCGGAACATTGATGCTGGCGTCCTGTACTGAAATCATTCTTTCCCGCTTCCTGCATCTTGCCCGCCGCGTAATCACCCCGCTGGTCTCCGGGATTGTAGTGATGATTATTGGCCTGTCGCTTATTCAGGTAGGTCTGACATCTATTGGCGGCGGATATGCCGCGATGAGCGACCACACCTTTGGCGCGCCGAAAAACCTGATGCTGGCCGCCGTCGTTCTGGTGGTAATTATTCTGCTCAACCGTCAGCGTAACCCTTACCTGCGCGTGGCTTCTTTGGTTATTGCGATGGCGGTGGGCTATCTGGCCGCATGGATGATGGGGATGTTGCCGACCGTGGCGGCCCCGACGCAAACCAGCTGGATCACGTTCCCGACGCCTCTTTACTACGGTCTGGGGATTGACTGGAATCTTCTGATCCCGCTGATGCTGATCTTTATGGTCACTTCGCTGGAAACTATCGGTGATATCACTGCGACCTCCGACGTTTCCGAGCAACCTGTCAGCGGCCCGCTGTACATGAAGCGTATCAAAGGCGGCGTGCTCGCCAACGGCCTGAACTCAATGCTCTCTGCGGTGTTTAATACCTTCCCGAACTCATGCTTCGGCCAAAATAACGGTGTGATCCAACTGACCGGCGTCGCCAGCCGTTACGTTGGGTTTGTGGTGGCGCTGATGCTGATCGTGCTGGGGCTTTTCCCTGCGGTTGCCGGATTCGTTCAGCACATTCCTGAGCCTGTTCTCGGCGGTGCGACCATCGTGATGTTCGGTACCATCGCCGCTTCTGGTGTACGTATAGTTTCCCGTGAACGTCTGAACCGCCGCGCAATTATGATCATGGCGTTATCCCTGGCAGTCGGCATGGGTGTGTCCCAGCAACCATTGATCCTGCAATTCGCGCCAGATTGGATCAAAACTCTGTTGTCCTCCGGGATTGCAGCAGGCGGGATTACGGCGATTGTTCTGAATCTGGTTTTCCCTCACGAAAAGTCATAA